In Vibrio gallicus, a single window of DNA contains:
- a CDS encoding DMT family transporter, which translates to MNLASLLRLVSLAAIWGGSFLFMRICANAFGPAYLIEARVLLAAISLMLVAMYFKRQLPLLEHRRHFFIIGLFNTALPFLLFAYAAQTLPASILSILNSTAAIWGAAIAMIWSRNLPSVKVVLGLLSGVIGVAILVGLDQSHLQSGSGWPIIAGVMAACCYGIASNYARYAPKISSFNNAHGSMWMASLIVLPLLPFMPMREDPTLTMSASVIALGVVCTGLAYLLYFRLIEDIGAASALSVTFLIPLFGILWGNLFLDELVGLNTVFGAIFVIVGTMLVTGFSFKSLRTSRVA; encoded by the coding sequence GTGAACTTAGCTAGCCTGCTACGCCTTGTTTCTCTGGCTGCGATATGGGGTGGTTCTTTTCTTTTTATGCGCATTTGTGCCAATGCTTTTGGGCCTGCTTACCTGATAGAAGCACGGGTTCTGCTAGCGGCTATTAGTTTGATGTTGGTGGCGATGTATTTTAAACGGCAGTTGCCATTGCTTGAGCATCGCCGACATTTTTTTATTATTGGCTTATTTAATACCGCGCTGCCATTTTTGTTGTTTGCCTATGCCGCTCAAACATTACCTGCTTCAATACTATCCATTCTTAATTCAACTGCGGCTATTTGGGGAGCGGCGATTGCTATGATTTGGAGCCGCAATTTACCAAGTGTTAAGGTTGTTTTGGGGCTGTTATCTGGTGTTATTGGGGTTGCGATTTTGGTTGGGTTAGATCAGTCACACCTTCAGAGTGGGTCTGGTTGGCCTATTATAGCTGGGGTTATGGCGGCATGTTGTTATGGTATAGCCAGTAATTATGCTCGATATGCGCCTAAGATATCGTCGTTTAATAATGCTCACGGTAGTATGTGGATGGCAAGCTTAATTGTGTTGCCGCTGCTTCCATTTATGCCAATGCGTGAAGACCCGACATTGACCATGTCAGCATCCGTTATCGCGCTTGGGGTTGTCTGTACAGGGCTTGCCTATCTTTTATATTTTCGCTTAATTGAAGATATTGGTGCTGCTTCTGCGCTATCGGTGACTTTCCTTATTCCACTATTTGGCATTTTATGGGGAAATCTATTCTTAGATGAATTAGTTGGGTTGAATACGGTATTTGGAGCAATATTTGTCATAGTCGGAACGATGCTAGTGACGGGCTTTTCATTCAAATCTTTACGAACATCTCGAGTAGCTTAA
- a CDS encoding YjbH domain-containing protein has protein sequence MRIAVSRALSLSLLTSLSYPAFSQVDIFPSQQGFSGLIFTPNAQVLEAGRGSIFYGQGVPYRNSIADLDNWYVNAGVFPHLEAGGRIVTDTYSCNGYFDSNCGIRDLSATAKLQLPYIKDWTGFNLAIGAQDIGGAASNFDAYFIVADTEIEPFNLRLSGGYGQSDLSLGVLDGPFAGAEWQPFDFMQLAGEYDAQQLNAAVRIMTPQGMLPYGAQVAAQYQLYSGHEPQHKTLWGVNASVPLFGDTLTRKKYTDIKPDTATQVKQQLTQNKSGSLTQLINKLKQEGFVNIQVGSDLGTLVVALENKRYRHNPIDGVGVALGIIAANTNQEIFNSLPGHTKASQNIELIVLQNKIPMLSVSSDVGCYKTFLTQAIECTKTQFSTDNLNAKMKQTQWQYETVNDGFGYSELIFAPVMNYAVATEYGVFDYSVGLGSNLYTPLWKGAAIDIRHILPITNSDDYEDGYYASQALENEVDRALFHQAFRLPANLMTQFSAGLVRGNYYGGQNETQWYSSTGMHNFGFEAGYFESNQDSNSIERTPLLAHYRLSVAQWNWQLQVDAGQFWGGDQGVKTTSSHWLGDTRLDATYLNSEREQFVTLNISIPLTLWREMEPGYLQVRGASEWNFNVQTRVGETHNQLNTGLGQTANNYHNLDRQYYSRTRLNPDYFEHNPTRLRNAYLKYLDEVVYE, from the coding sequence ATGCGCATAGCTGTTTCTCGTGCTCTATCACTCTCACTTCTTACAAGCTTAAGCTACCCTGCATTTTCTCAGGTCGATATATTTCCTTCACAACAAGGATTTAGTGGGCTTATCTTTACCCCCAACGCTCAAGTATTGGAAGCCGGAAGAGGCAGTATTTTTTATGGGCAAGGAGTCCCGTATCGCAACAGTATCGCAGACCTAGATAACTGGTATGTAAACGCTGGTGTTTTTCCTCACTTAGAGGCTGGTGGTCGCATTGTTACCGATACATATAGCTGCAATGGCTATTTCGATTCAAACTGCGGTATCCGTGACCTATCGGCAACCGCCAAGCTGCAACTGCCCTATATTAAAGATTGGACCGGATTTAATTTAGCCATTGGGGCACAAGATATCGGTGGTGCAGCCAGTAATTTTGATGCCTATTTCATCGTTGCCGATACCGAAATTGAACCATTCAACCTGCGACTCAGCGGCGGCTATGGTCAATCTGATCTGAGCCTAGGGGTCTTAGATGGGCCCTTTGCCGGTGCTGAATGGCAACCCTTTGATTTCATGCAATTAGCGGGGGAGTACGATGCTCAACAGCTAAACGCTGCGGTTCGAATAATGACCCCACAGGGGATGTTGCCATATGGCGCACAGGTGGCCGCACAATATCAACTTTATTCAGGCCATGAGCCGCAACACAAAACTCTGTGGGGAGTAAATGCTTCAGTTCCATTATTTGGTGACACCCTCACTCGTAAAAAATACACCGATATCAAACCTGATACCGCAACACAAGTTAAGCAACAACTGACCCAAAATAAATCAGGCAGCCTAACTCAACTTATCAACAAGCTTAAACAAGAAGGCTTTGTAAACATACAAGTAGGCTCAGATCTCGGTACGTTAGTGGTTGCACTAGAAAACAAACGCTACCGCCATAACCCGATTGATGGTGTTGGGGTCGCCCTTGGTATTATTGCGGCCAATACCAACCAAGAGATATTTAATAGCCTTCCAGGTCACACAAAAGCCTCCCAAAACATCGAGTTAATAGTGCTGCAAAACAAGATACCTATGCTGTCGGTATCTAGCGATGTAGGCTGCTACAAGACATTTTTAACGCAAGCCATAGAATGTACCAAAACCCAATTCTCTACCGATAACCTCAATGCCAAAATGAAACAAACCCAATGGCAGTATGAAACCGTCAATGATGGATTTGGTTATAGTGAACTGATTTTTGCTCCCGTTATGAATTATGCAGTGGCAACTGAATACGGTGTTTTTGACTATTCTGTTGGACTCGGCAGTAACCTATACACCCCCTTATGGAAAGGCGCTGCTATAGATATTCGCCATATTCTTCCAATCACGAATAGCGACGATTATGAAGACGGCTATTACGCGTCACAAGCGCTAGAAAACGAAGTAGACCGAGCTTTGTTCCATCAAGCCTTTCGCTTACCGGCTAATCTTATGACTCAATTTAGTGCAGGTTTAGTACGCGGTAATTATTACGGTGGCCAAAACGAAACACAGTGGTATAGCTCTACTGGTATGCATAATTTCGGTTTTGAAGCAGGGTATTTTGAATCGAATCAAGATTCAAACTCCATCGAGAGAACGCCATTATTAGCCCACTACCGCCTATCAGTAGCGCAATGGAATTGGCAGTTACAGGTAGATGCTGGGCAATTCTGGGGAGGAGATCAGGGCGTTAAAACAACCTCTAGCCATTGGCTAGGTGATACTCGCCTTGATGCCACTTATCTCAATAGCGAACGTGAACAATTCGTCACCCTAAACATTTCTATCCCACTCACCTTATGGCGAGAAATGGAACCCGGTTACCTGCAAGTTCGAGGCGCAAGTGAATGGAACTTCAATGTTCAAACCCGTGTTGGAGAAACCCACAACCAGCTTAATACCGGCCTAGGGCAAACGGCTAATAACTACCACAACCTTGACCGTCAGTATTACTCTAGAACCAGACTTAACCCTGATTATTTTGAGCACAACCCGACTAGATTGCGTAATGCTTACTTAAAATACCTTGATGAAGTGGTTTACGAATAG